One genomic segment of Helianthus annuus cultivar XRQ/B chromosome 14, HanXRQr2.0-SUNRISE, whole genome shotgun sequence includes these proteins:
- the LOC110905034 gene encoding putative glycerol-3-phosphate transporter 1 gives MGSISEPVHELTTRSTKPPGIKYVECTKKSSISFKSHQAIVLIVTFLAYASYHATRKTTSIIKSALDPQSPDETLQSVSFLRRSNALSWVLGNGWAPFNGSNGTVLLGDLDLAFLFVYAVGMFFSGHIGDRMNLRIFLTIGMVGTGLFTSLFGLGYWANIHMFYYYLVVQMAAGLFQSTGWPSVVAVVGNWFGKSKRGLIMGIWNAHTSVGNISGSLIAAYFLKYGWGWSMVVPGLMIAVVGVVVFMFLPVDPESVGVDRDEDDTESPKKGLTEHLLTPKTDTEKGSPVGFLEAWRIPGVAPFAFCLFFAKLVAYTFLYWLPFYISHTAINGQYLSSTAAGNLSTLFDVGGVVGGILAGHISDRLNARAITAASFTYCAIPALYLYRSYGHISMPVNIILMLVIGMFVNGPYALITTAVSADLGTHKSLKGNSKALATVTAIIDGTGSIGAAIGPVLTGYISTQSWSAVFTMLMGSAFVAGLFLTKLVVAEVTEKYQDLRRGSSGDTHRSSAVEEV, from the exons ATGGGTTCCATATCAGAACCAGTTCATGAGTTAACTACAAGAAGCACAAAACCGCCAGGAATCAAATATGTAGAATGCACAAAGAAATCAAGCATTTCATTCAAATCCCATCAAGCAATTGTGTTAATTGTTACATTTCTAGCTTATGCAAGCTACCACGCTACTCGAAAAACGACTAGTATCATCAAAAGCGCGCTTGATCCACAATCGCCTGACGAAACCCTGCAATCGGTCTCATTTTTGCGAAGATCGAACGCGCTTTCGTGGGTTCTTGGAAACGGTTGGGCCCCGTTTAATGGATCGAATGGGACGGTATTGCTCGGGGATCTTGATTTGGCGTTTTTGTTTGTTTACGCGGTTGGCATGTTCTTTTCGGGACATATTGGGGATAGAATGAATTTACGGATCTTTTTAACGATCGGGATGGTTGGAACGGGTTTGTTTACTTCGTTATTCGGGCTCGGATACTGGGCAAACATTCATATGTTTTACTACTACTTGGTAGTTCAAATGGCAGCCGGGTTGTTTCAATCGACCGGGTGGCCTTCTGTGGTCGCGGTTGTAGGGAATTGGTTTGGAAAGAGTAAGAGAGGGCTTATAATGGGTATATGGAACGCCCACACGTCGGTTGGAAACATTTCGGGCTCGTTGATCGCTGCGTATTTCTTGAAATACGGTTGGGGTTGGTCCATGGTGGTTCCGGGTTTGATGATTGCGGTTGTTGGAGTCGTTGTTTTCATGTTCTTACCGGTTGATCCGGAATCGGTGGGAGTCGATAGAGACGAAGATGATACCGAATCGCCTAAAAAGGGATTAACCGAGCATCTATTGACCCCGAAGACCGACACCGAGAAAGGGTCACCTGTCGGGTTTCTCGAAGCTTGGAGAATACCCGGGGTTGCTCCGTTTGCGTTTTGCCTCTTTTTCGCGAAGTTGGTTGCTTATACGTTCCTTTACTGGCTCCCGTTTTACATTAGTCACACAG CTATAAATGGACAATACTTATCAAGCACGGCTGCCGGGAACTTATCGACATTGTTTGATGTCGGGGGTGTGGTGGGAGGAATCCTAGCCGGTCACATATCTGACCGGCTAAACGCTCGTGCCATTACAGCAGCGAGCTTCACGTATTGTGCGATACCAGCACTATACCTATACCGGAGTTACGGGCATATATCCATGCCAGTAAAcatcattcttatgcttgttatCGGGATGTTTGTTAACGGGCCGTACGCTCTAATAACAACCGCGGTTTCAGCCGATCTCGGGACCCACAAGTCTTTAAAAGGCAACTCGAAAGCACTTGCAACAGTCACCGCGATCATTGATGGAACCGGTTCTATCGGTGCTGCGATTGGACCCGTGTTAACGGGCTACATTTCGACCCAAAGTTGGAGTGCGGTTTTCACCATGCTTATGGGTTCGGCTTTTGTGGCCGGGTTGTTTTTAACTAAACTGGTCGTGGCGGAGGTGACGGAGAAGTATCAAGATTTACGAAGGGGTTCGAGTGGCGACACGCATCGATCTAGCGCGGTTGAAGAAGTGTGA
- the LOC110905035 gene encoding valine--tRNA ligase, mitochondrial 1: MTRIGANAMSSAIANPDVRLSEEELERKKKKEEKAKEKELKKQKAAQKAAEAAKVKAQQGPASIKASKKKPGRADAGDENPEDFIDPETPSGDKKKLSKQMAKQFSPEAVEKSWYAWWERSRFFEADSNSSKPPFTIVLPPPNVTGALHIGHALTAAIQDTIIRWRRMSGYNVLWVPGMDHAGIATQVVVEKKLMRERKLTRHDVGRENFVSEVWKWKDEYGGTILKQLRRLGASLDWSRECFTMDDKRSNAVTEAFVRLYKEGLIYRDLRLVNWDCVLRTAISDIEVDYIDIKEKTPLKVPGYKTMVEFGVLTSFAYPLEENLGEIIVATTRVETMLGDTAIAVHPDDPRYKHLHGKFASHPFNGRRLPIVCDSILVDPNFGTGAVKITPAHDPNDFEVGKRHKLEFINIFTDDGKINSNGGSDFVGMPRFEARVAVTKALKSKGLYKGEEKNEMRLGLCSRSNDVVEPMIKPQWYVNCHGIAKEALDAVMDDTNKKTEIMPKQYAAEWKRWLENIRDWCISRQLWWGHRVPAWYVTLEDDELKELGAYTNHWVVARNEKDAKVEANRIFPGKKFQLAQDPDVLDTWFSSGLFPLSVLGWPEDTQDLKTFYSTSVLETGHDILFFWVARMVMLGMKLGGDVPFKKVYLHPMIRDAHGRKMSKSLGNVVDPIDVICGITLEDLIKRLEQGNLDPAELKVAKEGQTKDFPNGIDQCGADALRFALVSYTAQSDKINLDILRVVGYRQWCNKLWNAVRFAMSKLGDDYTPPTKIEPQKMPFSCQWIISVLNKAISKTISSLDSYEFSDASSAVYSWWQSQLCDIFIEVIKPYFFGDNDDPAKGYAQDTLWVCLDTGLRLLHPFMPFVTEELWQRLPSPKNRTREESIMICEYPSVVESWTNDHIEYEMEVIESAVKSFRSIRGETKERRAGFVVSRTDQIADLLRSHEMEVSTLANLSSLKVLTENDPAPVGCAVAVVNEALSVYLKNQGAIDVKKEREKLNAKFAELQKQKDSLNKVMSAKGYEEKVPAHIKEENVAKLASLMQQLLSIDEATQHIERQVAANSEV; the protein is encoded by the exons ATGACGCGGATAGGAGCCAACGCGATGTCAAGTGCGATTGCGAATCCGGATGTTCGGCTTTCAGAGGAGGAACTtgagaggaagaagaagaaagaagagaaG GCGAAAGAGAAAGAGTTGAAAAAACAAAAGGCTGCGCAAAAAGCTGCTGAAGCGGCTAAAGTGAAG GCTCAACAAGGACCTGCTTCCATAAAAGCCAGTAAGAAGAAGCCGGGACGGGCTGATGCCGGAGATGAAAATCCTGAAGATTTTATCGATCCGGAAACACCTTCTGGTGATAAGAAAAAGCTTTCTAAACAAATGGCAAAACAGTTCTCTCCTGAGGCAGTGGAGAAATC ATGGTATGCGTGGTGGGAGCGGTCACGTTTCTTTGAGGCGGATTCTAATAGCTCTAAACCCCCATTCACAATC GTTCTTCCACCTCCGAATGTCACTGGGGCCTTACATATTGGTCATGCCTTAACTGCTGCTATCCAG GATACAATTATTCGTTGGAGGAGAATGTCAGGATACAATGTACTGTGGGTGCCTGGGATGGACCATGCAGGGATAGCAACTCAG GTTGTGGTGGAGAAAAAACTCATGAGAGAAAGAAAATTGACCCGTCATGACGTGGGCCGAGAGAATTTTGTATCGGAA GTATGGAAGTGGAAAGATGAGTATGGGGGCACGATACTAAAACAACTTCGACGATTGGGTGCATCTCTAGATTGGTCACGTGAG TGTTTTACAATGGATGACAAAAGGTCAAATGCTGTAACCGAAGCTTTTGTCAGGCTTTATAAGGAAGGTCTTATATATAG AGATTTACGGTTAGTCAACTGGGATTGTGTGTTGCGAACAGCAATATCTGATATCGAG GTTGATTATATCGATATTAAAGAGAAGACACCTCTAAAGGTTCCTGGGTATAAAACCATGGTGGAATTTGGTGTTTTAACGTCATTTGCATACCCTTTAGAGGAAAATCTTGGAGAAATTAttgtggctactactagagttgAAACGATGCTTGGAGATACCGCTATTGCTGTTCATCCTGATGACCCAAGATACAAACATCTTCATGGAAAGTTTGCTAGCCATCCGTTTAATGGAAGAAGACTTCCTATAGTTTGTGATTCTATACTTGTTGACCCAAATTTCGGAACCGGTGCGGTGAag ATAACTCCAGCTCACGACCCAAACGATTTCGAGGTTGGAAAGCGTCATAAATTGGAATTTATCAACATTTTCACCGATGATGGGAAGATAAACAGTAATGGAGGTTCAGATTTTGTAGGGATGCCACGTTTTGAAGCTCGTGTGGCTGTAACCAAGGCTTTGAAGTCTAAG GGACTGTATAAAGGGGAAGAGAAAAATGAAATGAGGCTAGGGCTATGTTCTAGAAGCAATGATGTGGTTGAACCTATGATTAAACCACAGTGGTATGTTAACTGCCATGGTATAGCTAAGGAAGCGCTTGATGCTGTCATGGATGATACAAATAAGAAAACTGAGATAATGCCAAAACAATATGCTGCTGAATGGAAAAG ATGGCTTGAAAACATTCGTGATTGGTGTATATCAAGGCAGCTTTGGTGGGGTCATCGCGTTCCTGCATGGTATGTTACATTGGAGGATGATGAACTTAAAGAACTCGGGGCCTACACGAACCATTGGGTGGTGGCCCGTAACGAGAAAGATGCTAAGGTGGAGGCTAACAGAATCTTCCCAGGAAAAAAGTTTCAGTTGGCTCAAGATCCTGATGTTTTAGACACTTGGTTTTCTTCCGGGCTTTTTCCGTTATCTGTATTGGGCTGGCCCGAAGACACTCAAGATTTGAAGACGTTTTACTCAACTTCTGTTCTTGAAACAGGGCATGACATTTTGTTCTTTTGGGTTGCACGTATGGTCATGCTTGGCATGAAATTAGGAGGTGATGTACCTTTTAAAAAG GTTTATTTACATCCCATGATTCGTGATGCACATGGGCGCAAAATGTCTAAATCTTTGGGCAATGTGGTGGACCCCATTGATGTCATATGCGGTATAACGTTGGAAGATCTTATCAAGAGACTTGAGCAGGGTAATCTGGACCCCGCCGAGTTGAAGGTTGCTAAAGAGGGTCAAACAAAGGATTTTCCTAACGGCATTGACCAATGTGGTGCAGATGCCCTTCGTTTTGCCCTCGTCTCTTACACAGCTCAG TCTGATAAAATAAATCTGGACATATTACGTGTGGTTGGATACCGACAATGGTGTAACAAGTTATGGAATGCTGTGCGGTTTGCCATGAGTAAACTCGGTGACGATTATACCCCTCCAACAAAGATAGAACCACAGAAGATGCCATTTAGTTGCCAATGGATAATTTCAGTGCTAAACAAAGCTATATCAAAAACTATATCGTCTTTGGATTCTTACGAGTTTTCGGATGCGTCAAGTGCTGTATATTCATGGTGGCAGTCTCAACTTTGTGATATTTTCATTGAAGTAATTAAACCTTACTTCTTTGGTGATAATGATGACCCTGCAAAAGGTTATGCACAAGATACATTGTGGGTGTGTTTGGATACAGGATTAAGATTGCTCCATCCATTTATGCCATTTGTTACTGAAGAATTATGGCAGCGACTTCCTTCACCGAAGAATCGTACACGTGAGGAGTCCATTATGATATGTGAATATCCATCCGTTGTCGAG TCATGGACAAATGATCATATAGAATATGAGATGGAAGTGATTGAGTCTGCAGTTAAATCATTTAGATCAATTAGGGGAGAAACGAAAGAAAG GCGGGCTGGTTTTGTTGTGTCCCGAACTGATCAAATTGCAGACCTTTTAAGGAGCCATGAAATGGAGGTTTCAACCCTAGCTAACTTGTCATCTTTAAAG GTACTCACTGAAAATGATCCCGCTCCAGTTGGATGTGCAGTGGCGGTTGTAAATGAAGCACTTTCAGTTTATCTGAAGAATCAAGGAGCTATTGATGTTAAAAAGGAACGAGAAAAGCTCAATGCTAAGTTTGCAGAATTACAGAA GCAAAAGGATAGTTTAAACAAGGTGATGAGTGCCAAGGGGTATGAGGAGAAGGTGCCAGCTCATATCAAAGAAGAAAATGTTGCAAAACTCGCCTCATTAATGCAACAACTACTCTCTATTGATGAAGCCACTCAACACATTGAACGCCAAGTAGCTGCGAATTCAGAAGTCTAA
- the LOC110905037 gene encoding E3 ubiquitin protein ligase RIN2 isoform X1, translated as MGVGYLSISAACTVLSFIGLRYWTELSYVKLKSDGLMGENLLDPTVESHVMEVLLGSFTTIALMVNFVLNVFMFIILSLKTIFFVELHASESRKLLERLVNYVFYKGTFLPLVVPPTMVHAGFWLTWLTVLCSLKMFQALARDRLERLNASPSATPSTYFRVYCVLLLVAIVDIVWIRTCLLIYQAISSPLFLLLFFEPLSIAFETLQAILVHGFQLLDVWLHHSAGNTTNPKISKLLDMSAAGSLWEWKSIILRNLGFFLDLMTLLMALGHYVHIWRLHGMTFHLVDAVLFLNIRALLSAVAKRIKGFVKLRMALKTLHGALPDATFEEIQTYDDECAICREPMAKAKKLSCNHLFHLPCLRSWLDQGLSDNYSCPTCRKPLFVGTREGNSASRSGDVSSDEQLARQLSSTLELPNDPTGVIPNQIQAPLEHDDWRSGSESGWLGFDGAGPSTAIRSVGLGRVQMMMRHLAAVGETYAQTALEDASWNLWPINASQASTSTSNNPSTSNLRHRGHAGDSIIRTAPRVSDDDLSHLLAMAETVREVLPHVPDELIFRDLQRTNSVSVTVNNLLQM; from the exons ATGGGTGTGGGCTATTTGTCAATTTCAGCAGCCTGTACGGTCTTGAGCTTTATAGGCCTCCGCTATTGGACAGAACTTTCGTATGTGAAACTAAAGTCAGATGGTTTGATGGGTGAAAATCTTCTTGACCCTACGGTTGAAAGCCATGTAATGGAAGTTTTGTTGGGTTCTTTTACTACAATTGCGTTGATGGTCAATTTTGTTCTCAACGTTTTTATGTTTATCATCTTGTCTCTGAAG acaatattttttgttgAGCTACATGCATCTGAATCTCGGAAATTACTGGAGCGATTAGTTAATTATGTTTTCTACAAGGGAACGTTTCTTCCGTTGGTAGTCCCACCAACAATGGTTCATGCAGGATTTTGGTTGACTTGGTTGACCGTATTATGCTCTTTGAAG ATGTTTCAAGCTTTAGCCAGGGACCGCCTTGAACGGTTGAACGCCTCACCTTCCGCAACCCCCTCGACGTACTTCCGTGTATATTGTGTTTTATTGCTCGTTGCCATTGTCGACATAGTCTGGATAAGGACGTGTCTACTCATCTACCAAGCAATATCATCGcctttatttttgttattattctTTGAGCCTCTTAGTATCGCTTTCGAAACACTACAG GCCATTTTGGTTCACGGGTTTCAATTGCTTGACGTATGGCTTCATCACTCGGCAGGCAACACCACAAATCCCAAAATATCAAAGCTTTTGGATATGTCAGCAGCAGGTTCATTGTGGGAATGGAAAAGCATTATTTTAAGGAATCTAGGGTTTTTTCTTGATCTTATGACTTTGTTAATGGCTCTTGGTCATTATGTGCATATTTGGCGGCTTCATGGCATGACATTTCATCTTGTAGATGCAGTTCTTTTTCTAAATATACGT GCCTTGTTAAGTGCGGTTGCAAAGCGTATCAAAGGGTTTGTTAAGTTAAGAATGGCGTTGAAAACACTTCATGGGGCTCTCCCTGATGCAACGTTCGAAGAGATACAGACTTACGATGATGAGTGTGCCATTTGTCGG GAACCGATGGCCAAGGCTAAGAAGCTCTCCTGTAATCATCTTTTCCATCTTCCATGCCTTAGATCCTG GTTGGACCAAGGTCTAAGCGACAATTATTCCTGCCCCACTTGTCGTAAACCCCTCTTTGTCGGCACACGCGAAGGAAATTCCGCATCTCGTTCCGGAGATGTTTCAAGCGATGAACAACTTGCCCGCCAGTTAAGCTCTACACTCGAACTGCCAAATGATCCTACCGGTGTAATTCCAAATCAAATTCAGGCCCCTTTAGAACATGACGATTGGAGGTCTGGATCAGAATCGGGTTGGTTAGGGTTTGATGGGGCGGGCCCATCTACAGCTATAAGATCCGTGGGTTTGGGCCGAGTCCAGATGATGATGCGGCATCTTGCAGCTGTCGGGGAAACATATGCCCAAACTGCCCTTGAAGATGCTTCTTGGAATCTGTGGCCTATAAACGCGTCTCAGGCTAGCACGTCTACTTCGAACAATCCTTCTACCAGTAATCTAAGACATCGAGGACACGCTGGCGATTCAATCATTAGGACGGCCCCACGTGTTTCAGATGATGATTTGTCACATTTACTTGCCATGGCTGAAACCGTTCGTGAAGTTCTTCCCCATGTCCCCGATGAATTAATATTTAGG GATTTGCAGCGGACGAATTCAGTTTCTGTTACTGTGAATAATCTTCTCCAAATGTAA
- the LOC110905037 gene encoding E3 ubiquitin protein ligase RIN2 isoform X2: protein MGVGYLSISAACTVLSFIGLRYWTELSYVKLKSDGLMGENLLDPTVESHVMEVLLGSFTTIALMVNFVLNVFMFIILSLKTIFFVELHASESRKLLERLVNYVFYKGTFLPLVVPPTMVHAGFWLTWLTVLCSLKMFQALARDRLERLNASPSATPSTYFRVYCVLLLVAIVDIVWIRTCLLIYQAISSPLFLLLFFEPLSIAFETLQAILVHGFQLLDVWLHHSAGNTTNPKISKLLDMSAAGSLWEWKSIILRNLGFFLDLMTLLMALGHYVHIWRLHGMTFHLVDAVLFLNIRALLSAVAKRIKGFVKLRMALKTLHGALPDATFEEIQTYDDECAICREPMAKAKKLSCNHLFHLPCLRSWLDQGLSDNYSCPTCRKPLFVGTREGNSASRSGDVSSDEQLARQLSSTLELPNDPTGVIPNQIQAPLEHDDWRSGSESGWLGFDGAGPSTAIRSVGLGRVQMMMRHLAAVGETYAQTALEDASWNLWPINASQASTSTSNNPSTSNLRHRGHAGDSIIRTAPRVSDDDLSHLLAMAETVREVLPHVPDELIFRGRKQ, encoded by the exons ATGGGTGTGGGCTATTTGTCAATTTCAGCAGCCTGTACGGTCTTGAGCTTTATAGGCCTCCGCTATTGGACAGAACTTTCGTATGTGAAACTAAAGTCAGATGGTTTGATGGGTGAAAATCTTCTTGACCCTACGGTTGAAAGCCATGTAATGGAAGTTTTGTTGGGTTCTTTTACTACAATTGCGTTGATGGTCAATTTTGTTCTCAACGTTTTTATGTTTATCATCTTGTCTCTGAAG acaatattttttgttgAGCTACATGCATCTGAATCTCGGAAATTACTGGAGCGATTAGTTAATTATGTTTTCTACAAGGGAACGTTTCTTCCGTTGGTAGTCCCACCAACAATGGTTCATGCAGGATTTTGGTTGACTTGGTTGACCGTATTATGCTCTTTGAAG ATGTTTCAAGCTTTAGCCAGGGACCGCCTTGAACGGTTGAACGCCTCACCTTCCGCAACCCCCTCGACGTACTTCCGTGTATATTGTGTTTTATTGCTCGTTGCCATTGTCGACATAGTCTGGATAAGGACGTGTCTACTCATCTACCAAGCAATATCATCGcctttatttttgttattattctTTGAGCCTCTTAGTATCGCTTTCGAAACACTACAG GCCATTTTGGTTCACGGGTTTCAATTGCTTGACGTATGGCTTCATCACTCGGCAGGCAACACCACAAATCCCAAAATATCAAAGCTTTTGGATATGTCAGCAGCAGGTTCATTGTGGGAATGGAAAAGCATTATTTTAAGGAATCTAGGGTTTTTTCTTGATCTTATGACTTTGTTAATGGCTCTTGGTCATTATGTGCATATTTGGCGGCTTCATGGCATGACATTTCATCTTGTAGATGCAGTTCTTTTTCTAAATATACGT GCCTTGTTAAGTGCGGTTGCAAAGCGTATCAAAGGGTTTGTTAAGTTAAGAATGGCGTTGAAAACACTTCATGGGGCTCTCCCTGATGCAACGTTCGAAGAGATACAGACTTACGATGATGAGTGTGCCATTTGTCGG GAACCGATGGCCAAGGCTAAGAAGCTCTCCTGTAATCATCTTTTCCATCTTCCATGCCTTAGATCCTG GTTGGACCAAGGTCTAAGCGACAATTATTCCTGCCCCACTTGTCGTAAACCCCTCTTTGTCGGCACACGCGAAGGAAATTCCGCATCTCGTTCCGGAGATGTTTCAAGCGATGAACAACTTGCCCGCCAGTTAAGCTCTACACTCGAACTGCCAAATGATCCTACCGGTGTAATTCCAAATCAAATTCAGGCCCCTTTAGAACATGACGATTGGAGGTCTGGATCAGAATCGGGTTGGTTAGGGTTTGATGGGGCGGGCCCATCTACAGCTATAAGATCCGTGGGTTTGGGCCGAGTCCAGATGATGATGCGGCATCTTGCAGCTGTCGGGGAAACATATGCCCAAACTGCCCTTGAAGATGCTTCTTGGAATCTGTGGCCTATAAACGCGTCTCAGGCTAGCACGTCTACTTCGAACAATCCTTCTACCAGTAATCTAAGACATCGAGGACACGCTGGCGATTCAATCATTAGGACGGCCCCACGTGTTTCAGATGATGATTTGTCACATTTACTTGCCATGGCTGAAACCGTTCGTGAAGTTCTTCCCCATGTCCCCGATGAATTAATATTTAGG ggacgaaaacagtga
- the LOC110906291 gene encoding uncharacterized protein LOC110906291 — MASHVVSLTSFFLLIFCMHFSNARLLLQVSEKKSQVGSLVTPSPKGEYGKLNGQDIRKIDRDFKEGSEIVESSSSHHVALLKGKHFKDTKLSSLPQYFEKEEVVDPRNDDVVVMDYHLPQRKTPIHNK, encoded by the exons ATGGCTTCTCATGTGGTTTCACTTACCTCTTTCTTCCTACTTATATTTTGCATGCATTTCTCAAATGCACGTCTTCTTCTTCAg GTTTCAGAAAAAAAGAGTCAAGTTGGATCTCTTGTGACCCCATCTCCTAAAGGCGAATATGGTAAATTAAATGGACAAGATATAAGGAAGATTGATCGGGATTTTAAAGAAG GAAGTGAAATTGTTGAATCTTCTTCCTCTCATCATGTGGCTTTGCTAAAGGGAAAACATTTTAAG GATACAAAACTGTCTTCTTTACCTCAATATTTTGAAAAAGAAGAGGTCGTCGATCCAAGGAATGATGATGTTGTGGTGATGGACTATCATTTACCTCAAAGGAAGACGCCGATTCATAACAAATGA